The window GTTACCCGGCACCGCCGCTGCAGCTGTCCGATGAGCTCAACCTCGAACTGATGCACAAGATCGCCGTCGCCACCCGCAAGGGTGTCGAGGACGCCGGCGGCGCCTACGAGCCGCACCCGGCCGAGGCCGTCGTCGAGAAAATGATCGAGATCGGCCGTCCCTCAAGGCTTTCCGGCGCCGGCTTCTACGAGTACGTCGACGGCAAGCGCACCCGGCTGTGGCCCGGCCTGCGGGAGACCTTCAAGTCCGGCACCTCGCAGCCGCCGCTGCAGGACATGATCGACCGGATGCTGTTCGCCGAGGCGCTGGAAACCCAGAAGTGCCTGGACGAGGGCGTCATCACCTCGACCGCCGACGCCAACATCGGCTCGATCATGGGCATCGGCTTCCCGCCGTGGACCGGTGGTGCCGCGCAGCTGATCGTCGGCTACCCGCATGGCGGTAAGGCCGGGTTCGTGGCCCGGGCCAAGGAGCTGGCGGCCAAGTACGGCGAGCGGTTCAACCCGCCGGCCTCGCTGCTGTAGTTTCTGCCGCGAGCGACATTGGCGACGTGCCCGAAAGCTTTACCGAAAAGTTCGCGGCGGTCCCGACGAGCTGCGGCGACCGACCGGGCATCGAGTTCGAGGGCCGCAACCGAATTCGCTGGTTCGGTGTGCGCATGGACGCGGTCCCGACGTCACCGCGCTCTACGAGCGGCGCGCGAACAGGTAGGAGCGCGCGTCGAACCTGTCGTTCACGGACAGCCCTTGGTCGTGTCCGGTGGACAGCAACTCCCAGTCGCGGCCGAAGCGCTGTTCGACGTCCGCCTGCGCGATTCCGCGGACCGGGAACGACCCCGGCGTGACCGCGACGATCAGCAGCCGTGCGCCCGGCGCCGCGACCGCGGTGACCTCACGAACGTAGGCGTCGCGGTCGTCGTCGCTCATGCCGTGCAGGCAGCCGTTGTCGACGATCAGACCGAAGTCCGTCCCGACGCCGTCGGCGCGCAGGCGCGTGGCATCGGCATGGGCGAAGTCGACCGCCGCGCGCTTGGCCGCGGCCTTCGCGCGGGCCTTGTCCAACGCCCTGGGTACGAAGTCGACACCGGTGACCTTCCAACCGTGCCGCGCGAGGTAGATGGAGGAGTCGCCGGTGCCGCAGCCGATGTCGAGCGCGGTGCCCGGGGGCAGGGCGGCGTCGCCCTCGATGAGCTCCAGCAGGCGCGGGGCCAGCGGGTGTTCATCCCACGGCGTGATTCCGAGCCGGTACATCGCGTTGAACAGCAGGCGTTTCGACGACACGGTCAGATCGCCCCCAGATCGGCCGACAGCCAGTGCCGGGGCTCGAGGAAGATCGCCACGCTCTCGCCGTGCTCGCGGCGCGCGAACTCCAGATAGCCGTCGACCTTGTCGGGCGGCAGATAGCGCTTGGTCAACTCGACGAGCTGCTCGTCGGTGCCGGGCTCGATGCGGCTGACCTGACCGTCGACCGCGACGTAGCGCACGGTGGGTTCGACACGGTCGACCATCAGCGTGAACTGCCTCTGCGTCTCGATCAGTCGGTGCTTGCGCGAGCCGTTGCCCGTGATCAGCCACGGCTCGCCGCCCGGCGTGTACTGGTACCAGATCGGCACGGTCAACGGTCCGCGTTTGTCGCCCGCGCTCACCGACAACGCGGCGATGTGGGGTTCGGCCAGAAACTGTTCGCGTTCTTCCTTGGAGAGGGCCATGTACGCCAGGCTAGTCGCGGCGGGGGAGGTCACTGCGGCCGTCGATTTCTACGGAAGGGCTGTGATTGTTGCGGGATCACGACCGTGTCGCAGAAATCGGTAGCCACCGACCCGCAAGCGTGTCTGGCCGCGGCGGACGAAGCTGACCGCCGGCACCTCGAGATGCCGACCGCGGCCAAGCCGCACCACCACGGACTGGCGGAGATCAACGACTTCTCGCACATGATGGTGCACAACCTGACGCGGCCGCGACAAGTCGTAGCCCATCGCATCGACGTCGCCGCCCTTTCCGCAGAAGTCGACCTGCCAGCCGATGTTGATCAACGCCGTTCGGTCCCCGGGGATGTCACCGTCTTGCGGCCAGACATACGGGTTCGCCTCGGCGGTCACGGTCCGGCTGCGGCTCATGCGGATCTCCGTTCGACGGGGTTTCGCCCGGCACGACAACGGTTGCGCATAAAGTGACCTCATGCGCTTCGGACTGTTCATTCCGCAGGGTTGGCGTCTGGATCTGGTGGACATTCCCGCCGACAAGCAGTGGCCGGTGATGCGTGACCTCGCGGCATACGCCGACGACAGCCCATGGGATTCGCTGTGGGTCTACGACCATTTCCACACCGTGCCGGTGCCGACGAGCGAGGCCACCCACGAGGCGTGGTCGCTGATGTCGGCGTACGCGGCGACGACGTCGCGGATCAAGCTCGGCCAGATGTGCACGGCGATGAGCTACCGCAACCCCGTTTACCTCGCGAAGGTCGCGGCGACCGCCGACATCATCTCCGGCGGCCGCATCCAGATGGGTATCGGCGGCGGATGGTACGAGCACGAGTGGCGCGCCTACGGCTACGGGTTCCCGTCCGCAGGGGTGCGGCTGGGCCGGCTCGACGAGGGCGTGCAGATCATGCGCGACGCCTGGCGTGACGGCACCGTCAGCTTCGACGGTAAGCACTATCAGGTCGACGGCGCAATCGTTGAGCCGAAACCGTTGCAGGACGGCGGGATTCCGCTGTGGATTGCGGGCGGCGGCGAGAAGGTGACGCTGCGCATCGCGGCCAAGTACGCGCAGTACACAAATTTCACATCCGAGCCCGAGGGGTTCGCGCACAAGTCGCGGGTGCTTGAGCAGCACTGCCGCGATGTCGGCACCGACTACGGCGCGATCGTGCGTTCGGTCAACTTCGACGCCGTGGTCGGTGAATCGGACGCCGACGTCGCCGACCGGGTGGCCCGGCTGCGCGCCAGGCAGGTTGCCAAGGCGAACGAAGCCGCTGTCGACAGTAGGCTGGCGATGGTCACGTCACCCGATTCCGCGAGCGGCACGACCGAACAGGTCATCGAGAAGCTACAGCGCATGCGTGAGCTCGGATGCGAGTACGCGATCTGCTACTTCCCCGAGGCCGCGTACGACCGATCAGGAATCGAGTTGTTCGAGCGCGATGTCATCCCGGCGCTTCTCTGATCGCCGATCGTGCGGGCGCTATCGATTTCGCGTCGGAGACGCGGCCGCGGCGTGCGCACGTCGCGCTCACGCCGCAGACCTGGCTCAGGCGCGGGTGTGCGACGCCGTTCTGCGGGGTGAAATCGCCGAGCCGGAACGACTCGTTTGCTACCCCTTTTCCGGTCTTGCCGGTGCTGCCGATGACGAGAATGGTGTTGTTGGTCATGGCTTGATTTCAACGGATCGCAAGCTGGACGATCCATCGGTGAAACGCTCGATGGCATGTCCGGTCGTCTAGAAGGGGCACCGACGATGAACAAGGTTTCACTCACCTCACTCGCGCGCGAGCAACTCGAGGCCGCCCGTGCAGCCAGCAGTGGCCGCAGCGCGCACACCGTCTACGGCGGCCACGAGCATTCGCTGCGCCAAACCCTGATCGCGCTGACCGCGGGCAGCGAGTTGGACGAACACGAAAGCCCCGGCGAGGCGACCCTGCAGGTGCTGCACGGCAGAGTCCGCGTCGCCAGTGCGCAGGCGCACTGGGAGGGCAGCACCGGCGATCACATCGTCATCCCGCAGTCGCGGCACGGCCTGCACGCACTGGACGACTCCGCCGTGCTGCTGACCGTCGTGAAATCCGTTGGACCGCACGTCTAGTCCCTCCGTGAGCAGACGCAAAAGGCTCCGACACGCCGACAAAATGGCGCACTTTGCGGCTGCTCGGCGCTAGATCGCAGGTCCCAGCAGGTCGTCGGCGTCCTTGATTACGTAGCCGTAGCCCTGCTCGGCCAGGAACCGCTGCCGGTGCGCGGCGTACTCCGCATCCAGGCTGTCGCGGGAGACGACGGAGTAGAACACCGCACCGCCGCCGTCGTGCTTGGGCCGCAGCAGCCGTCCGAGGCGCTGGGCCTCCTCCTGTCGCGAGCCGAACGTACCCGAAACCTGAACGGCGACAGAGGCTTCCGGAAGATCGATGGAGAAGTTCGCCACCTTTGACACCACCAGGGTCCGCACTTCGCCGCGGCGGAACGCGTCGAAGAGCGCCTCCCGCTCGGCGTTTTTGGTCGAGCCCTGGATCACCGGGGCGTTCAACTCGGTGCCGAGTTCGTCGAGCTGGTCGAGGTAGGCGCCGATCACCAGTGTCGGCTCGTCGGGATGGCGGGCCAGGATCGATTTGACCACGGCGATTTTCGAGTGCGCGGTCGAGCACAGTTTGTAGCGCTCGTCGGGCTCGGCGACGGCATACGTCATCCGCTCGTTGTCGGTCATCGTGACCCGGACCTCGATGCATTCGGCGGGTGCAATCCAGCCCTGCGCCTCAATGTCCTTCCACGGTGCGTCGTAGCGCTTCGGCCCGATCAGGCTGAAGACGTCGCCTTCGCGGCCATCCTCCCGGATCAGGGTGGCGGTCAGCCCGAGGCGCCGGCGCGACTGCAGATCCGCCGTCATCCGGAACACCGGGGCGGGTAGCAGGTGCACCTCGTCGTAGATGATCAGCCCCCAGTCGCGGCTGTCGAAGAGTTCCAGGTGCTTGTACTCGCCCTTGGTGCGACGGGTGATCACCTGATAGGTGGCGATGGTGACGGGGCGGATCTCCTTGCGCTCGCCGGAGTACTCACCGATCTCGTCCTCGGTCAGCGACGTCCGCGCTACCAGTTCGCGCTTCCACTGCCGACCGGCCACGGTGTTGGTCACCAGGATCAGCGTGGTCGCGCCGGCCTTCGCCATGGCCGCCGCGCCGACCAGTGTCTTGCCCGCGCCGCAGGGCAGCACCACCACCCCCGAACCACCCGCCCAGAAGGAGTCGGCGGCCATCTGCTGATAGTCGCGCAGCTCCCAGCGGTCCTGCTCGAGACTGATCGGGTGGGCCTCGCCGTTGACGTAGCCGGCCAGGTCCTCGGCCGGCCAGCCGATCTTGAGCAACATCTGCTTGACCCGGCCGCGCTCGCTGGGATGGACGATCACCGTGTCGTCGTCGACGCGGGCGCCGAGCATCGGGGTGATCTTCTTGTTGCGCAGCACCTCCTCGAGCACCGCGCGGTCGAGGCTGATCAGGCTCAGCCCGTGCGCGGGGTGCTTGACCAGCTGTAGGCGGCCGTAGCGGGCCATGGTGTCGACGATGTCGACGAGCAGCGGCTGCGGGACGGCGTAGCGGGAGAAGCTGACCAGGGCGTCGACCACCTGCTCGGCGTCGTGGCCGGCGGCGCGCGCGTTCCACAGCGCCAGCGGCGTGATGCGGTAGGTGTGCACGTGCTCGGGCGCCCGCTCCAGCTCGGCGAACGGGGCGATGGCCGCCCGGGCGGCGCCGGCCAGCTCGTGGTCAACCTCGAGCAGCACCGTCTTGTCGGACTGCACGATCAGGGGGCCGTCGCTCGTCATAGGGCCATTATCCGGCGTCCGCCGACATCACCGATGTGACCCGGTGCACGGCGAACTCCCGCGGCCGGCCCTGCGTCTCGTCCCAGGCCACCAATTGGCCACCGTTCACTCCCAGCGGACGCACCACGCGCTGGGTGGCCACCCCGGCGGCGTCGACGTAACCGATCACCACGTCCTTGTTCTCCATGGCCGCCTGCTGCAGCAGCGCCATCGCCACGGCCGGGTCCAGCCGCAGGTTGGCGAACGGCGCGAAGTCCGCCCGGCGCAACATCGACACCACCGCGGCCAACGTGTCCTGGTTCGGTTTGGGCGGCGACCGGAACGCCCGGTGCTGCTGCGGGGCGGGCACCCGCGCACCGCGTTGGCGGATGTCGACGATCGTGCCCGAGGAGTCCTCGGCGGCCGGGGCGAAGCCGGCTCTCCGCAGCGCGGCGAGCACCTCGGCGATCGGCACCTGCGACACCGCGACCGTCGGCGCCAGCAGCCGCACCTCGAGATGTTCCAGTGCGGGTGCGGCCATCGCGCTGGCGAGCAGCGTCGGGTCCTCACACCGGACGAACGACGACGCCATCCCCACTCTCAGCTGGCCGTGCCGCCGCGCGACGTCGTTGATCAGATAAGTGAGCCCTTGGGGGACAGGGGTTTTGGAGTGTTTCTCGAAGAAGCTGTGCATCCCTCCGGCGGTGCGGCCGGCGTCGAGGGCATGCCGGATGGACTGCTCGCTGACCCGGTAGACCATCGCCGCGCCCGCCGACTCGACGGTGGCCACGGTGGCGAGCTGCTCGGCGAGGTCGCGCTGCAACGGGCCGGGTACCACCACGGTCAGGTCGGCCTGAACCAGGAAGTGGTCGATCGGCGGGGGCAGGACCTTCGTCATCGCATCGATGGCGGCGTCGGGACTGTCGGCAAGCAGCACCCGGGCCGGCGTGCTCAACGCTCCGCGGCCGATCAGGCCCACGGCGTGCGCCTCGGAGAGCAGATGCCCGACCGGGCCGGGTTGCAGCCGGGCCGCCCACCTCGGCCGTCGCCAGATGAGCGCCTGTGCCGCGTGCCGGGCGTCGACCCCGGAGCCGGTCGGCAGTTCGGCGAGCAACTCCAGCAGCAGCCGACGATCCAGCGGTGCCGCGGTGGAGTGCAGCGAATCAGACAGCGCCGCATAGGGTTTGCCGTCCGGGCCGCGGCTGCCGATCAGGCCCGGCCGCGCCGGCAGGTCCAGCCACGTGCTGGCCAGCAGTTGCCAGCGCGCCGCGGTGGGGGTCTCCAGGAACCGGTCGGCGGCCACCGTCGGCGCCCAGTACGGGCCCGAGGAGTCCGGCGGTTCGGGATCGGGCATGCCGCTGGCGATCAGCCCGGCGGCGGCGCACACCTCCAGAACCAGGCCCAGCCGTTGTTCGTCTATCCCGGTGAGCTTGCTCAGCCGCTTGGCTTCGCGGACTCCGATGCCGCCGCTGCGCAACTCGGGAACCGGTGTGGCGGAAAGGGTTTCGAGCACCAGCTCGATCTCACGGATCAGATCCAGCACGGCGCCCGCTGCCGACGCGTCGGTGTCGGCGGCCGTGGTGGTGCTGACCACCGGGTCCGGTGGAACCAGGTGTGCCGGGCCGGGCTCCTCGCCGCGCAGCACCTGTCCGACGTGGCGCGGCAGGATCACGGTGTCCTCGTCGACCTGCCGCAGCAGCCCGGCGGCCAGCAGTCGGGGCACCGGCCGGTCGGGCGGCGCGCCCGGCGCCGCATCTCGGGTGCGGCCTACCGGCGAACCCATCAGCAGCCGGTTGAGCAACTCCGACTGCGGTTCGTCGAGCGCGTCGATGGCATCGGCGATTTCCGGCGCCGGCCGGGAGACATCCTCGAGGATGACCTGCCCGGGATACCAGGGCAGTCCGGCGGCCGCCTCCGCCGAAACGCGCAGCGCGCCCTCGCCCCACACCAGGGCACGCTCGCGTAGGTCGTCGAGGGCGGCAAGCACCGACTGCTCGGTGGCCCGCTCACCGATGAGCGTGACCAGCTTCGCCACCGGCACCGGGGCGGTCTCGGCGTGCAGCACCAGCAGCGCATCGAGCACCGCCAGGTGCAGGAAGTCCAGCTGGTCGGTGGCGGCCTTCACCGATTGGCGCGCCGCAGCCCGCGCGGCAAGGGCCGCGATGCTGCCCGGGGCGGGCTGGGCGAGGTCCGGCCGAAGTTCCAACAGGCGGATCAGCCGCTCGTCGGAGCGCTCAGCGAGCCAGGCGCCCAGCGGCACGGCTGCTGGAGCGGGAGGTTGGGTCATTGCTGACCAGCCTAAGACAGGCGGCCATGTTCACACCTCGGCGTGACTGGTGTCAGAATGATGCCGTGGCTGAGAAGAGTAAGTCCAGGTATGTCGACAACGGCTGGCCGACGAGGGACCCCGAGGACCACGCGGTGAGCGAACTGGCCGCCGACCGGGTGGGCGCACTGTCCCCGTTCGGCGACCTCACGTTCCCGCTGCCGGCTTCCGACCTGCCGTACCTGCACCCGGTTACCGTCGTCAACCGGTAGCGGTGACCAGCGGGCCGCAGCGCCGCCTCTCTCACGTCGACGAGCACGGTGCCGCGCACATGGTCGACGTTACCGAGAAGGCTGTCACCGCCCGCACGGCCGTGGCGGCCGGGACCGTGCACACCACCGCTGAGGTGGTCTC is drawn from Candidatus Mycolicibacterium alkanivorans and contains these coding sequences:
- a CDS encoding pyridoxamine 5'-phosphate oxidase family protein; the protein is MALSKEEREQFLAEPHIAALSVSAGDKRGPLTVPIWYQYTPGGEPWLITGNGSRKHRLIETQRQFTLMVDRVEPTVRYVAVDGQVSRIEPGTDEQLVELTKRYLPPDKVDGYLEFARREHGESVAIFLEPRHWLSADLGAI
- a CDS encoding class I SAM-dependent methyltransferase encodes the protein MSSKRLLFNAMYRLGITPWDEHPLAPRLLELIEGDAALPPGTALDIGCGTGDSSIYLARHGWKVTGVDFVPRALDKARAKAAAKRAAVDFAHADATRLRADGVGTDFGLIVDNGCLHGMSDDDRDAYVREVTAVAAPGARLLIVAVTPGSFPVRGIAQADVEQRFGRDWELLSTGHDQGLSVNDRFDARSYLFARRS
- a CDS encoding cupin domain-containing protein — its product is MNKVSLTSLAREQLEAARAASSGRSAHTVYGGHEHSLRQTLIALTAGSELDEHESPGEATLQVLHGRVRVASAQAHWEGSTGDHIVIPQSRHGLHALDDSAVLLTVVKSVGPHV
- a CDS encoding DNA repair helicase XPB produces the protein MTSDGPLIVQSDKTVLLEVDHELAGAARAAIAPFAELERAPEHVHTYRITPLALWNARAAGHDAEQVVDALVSFSRYAVPQPLLVDIVDTMARYGRLQLVKHPAHGLSLISLDRAVLEEVLRNKKITPMLGARVDDDTVIVHPSERGRVKQMLLKIGWPAEDLAGYVNGEAHPISLEQDRWELRDYQQMAADSFWAGGSGVVVLPCGAGKTLVGAAAMAKAGATTLILVTNTVAGRQWKRELVARTSLTEDEIGEYSGERKEIRPVTIATYQVITRRTKGEYKHLELFDSRDWGLIIYDEVHLLPAPVFRMTADLQSRRRLGLTATLIREDGREGDVFSLIGPKRYDAPWKDIEAQGWIAPAECIEVRVTMTDNERMTYAVAEPDERYKLCSTAHSKIAVVKSILARHPDEPTLVIGAYLDQLDELGTELNAPVIQGSTKNAEREALFDAFRRGEVRTLVVSKVANFSIDLPEASVAVQVSGTFGSRQEEAQRLGRLLRPKHDGGGAVFYSVVSRDSLDAEYAAHRQRFLAEQGYGYVIKDADDLLGPAI
- a CDS encoding helicase-associated domain-containing protein, coding for MTQPPAPAAVPLGAWLAERSDERLIRLLELRPDLAQPAPGSIAALAARAAARQSVKAATDQLDFLHLAVLDALLVLHAETAPVPVAKLVTLIGERATEQSVLAALDDLRERALVWGEGALRVSAEAAAGLPWYPGQVILEDVSRPAPEIADAIDALDEPQSELLNRLLMGSPVGRTRDAAPGAPPDRPVPRLLAAGLLRQVDEDTVILPRHVGQVLRGEEPGPAHLVPPDPVVSTTTAADTDASAAGAVLDLIREIELVLETLSATPVPELRSGGIGVREAKRLSKLTGIDEQRLGLVLEVCAAAGLIASGMPDPEPPDSSGPYWAPTVAADRFLETPTAARWQLLASTWLDLPARPGLIGSRGPDGKPYAALSDSLHSTAAPLDRRLLLELLAELPTGSGVDARHAAQALIWRRPRWAARLQPGPVGHLLSEAHAVGLIGRGALSTPARVLLADSPDAAIDAMTKVLPPPIDHFLVQADLTVVVPGPLQRDLAEQLATVATVESAGAAMVYRVSEQSIRHALDAGRTAGGMHSFFEKHSKTPVPQGLTYLINDVARRHGQLRVGMASSFVRCEDPTLLASAMAAPALEHLEVRLLAPTVAVSQVPIAEVLAALRRAGFAPAAEDSSGTIVDIRQRGARVPAPQQHRAFRSPPKPNQDTLAAVVSMLRRADFAPFANLRLDPAVAMALLQQAAMENKDVVIGYVDAAGVATQRVVRPLGVNGGQLVAWDETQGRPREFAVHRVTSVMSADAG
- a CDS encoding LLM class F420-dependent oxidoreductase, with amino-acid sequence MRFGLFIPQGWRLDLVDIPADKQWPVMRDLAAYADDSPWDSLWVYDHFHTVPVPTSEATHEAWSLMSAYAATTSRIKLGQMCTAMSYRNPVYLAKVAATADIISGGRIQMGIGGGWYEHEWRAYGYGFPSAGVRLGRLDEGVQIMRDAWRDGTVSFDGKHYQVDGAIVEPKPLQDGGIPLWIAGGGEKVTLRIAAKYAQYTNFTSEPEGFAHKSRVLEQHCRDVGTDYGAIVRSVNFDAVVGESDADVADRVARLRARQVAKANEAAVDSRLAMVTSPDSASGTTEQVIEKLQRMRELGCEYAICYFPEAAYDRSGIELFERDVIPALL